In a genomic window of Helianthus annuus cultivar XRQ/B chromosome 10, HanXRQr2.0-SUNRISE, whole genome shotgun sequence:
- the LOC110882782 gene encoding uncharacterized protein LOC110882782 has product MALEDEDKTAFVINEGLFCYTKMPFGLKNVGATYQKLMDKAFKDQIGRNLEIYVDDLVIKSQTEDSMIDDILETFTRLRSINLKLNPKKCSFGLEEGKFLCVWITQSGIRAHPDKIKAVISMQPPKTVKEIQSLNGKLVALHRFVSKAADRTIPFMNVLKKRTGKGQIEWTPEADSAFQELKVCLGSLPTLTAPITGETVTVYLSASHFAISAVLVVHWNQAQIPVYYVSRILKDYETRYPMIEKLALALVHASRRLRRYFQAFNIEVQTDLQIQQILRKPEVSGRLTKWAIELSAFDITYRTRGPIKGQAVADFLTEVPTGESVKEKSVLPRVWNLYTDGASSKEGSGAGLILIDPEGIEYAYALRFEFKTSNNEAEFEALLAGLQTAAKAGATSVLAHVDSLLVANQVSGEYEAREENMVRYLNQVNSLISSFDSCKIVHIPRSKNKKADALSKLASVAFCHLSKEVLVETLQAPAIQQAVSVMSVSVQEKSWMTLILEYLREGTLPEDKAQARKLKVKALQYQIHDGQLYRKTFLGPLLKCLTPDEASHVIREIHWGICGIHSGPRMVIAKVMNAGYIWPGMHQSAVNELQSCEDCQRHAPVSHRAKNNLVPVTSAWPFQKWGIDIVGPFPVSTGGVRFLLVAIDYFTKWIEAKPLRAITGDQVLRFVWENIVCRYGMPFCIISDNGKQFAEKPFKTWCERMHIEQSFTSVAHPQANGQVERANRSIVEGIKKRLGKEGVSWADELPHVLWAHMTMPKTSTKETPFSLTYGTEAVIPAEVGVPTLRMQLSQEENEQELRQNLDLVEERRELAAIREAKYKKELEKHYNSKIKEVRFKLGDYVMRSNEASLAEGTRKMAPKREGPYQIKIAGKDGAYTLSKMDGTSVPRTWNGVHLKKCFL; this is encoded by the coding sequence ATGGCTTTGGAAGACGAAGACAAGACCGCGTTCGTAATAAACGAGGGTCTCTTCTGTTATACCAAAATGCCATTCGGATTGAAGAATGTCGGAGCTACGTACCAAAAGTTAATGGATAAAGCGTTCAAAGACCAGATCGGAAGAAATCTagaaatttatgtggacgatctGGTCATAAAAAGTCAGACCGAAGACAGCATGATCGATGACATACTCGAAACCTTCACCAGGCTTCGGAGTATCAATCTCAAACTAAATCCCAAAAAATGTTCGTTCGGATTAGAAGAAGGAAAATTTCTCTGCGTATGGATAACACAGTCCGGAATACGGGCACACCCAGATAAAATCAAGGCAGTGATCTCCATGCAGCCTCCTAAAACGGTTAAAGAAATTCAATCATTAAACGGTAAACTGGTAGCTCTCCATCGCTTTGTCTCAAAAGCGGCCGATCGTACTATTCCTTTCATGAATGTGTTAAAGAAGCGAACTGGAAAAGGTCAGATAGAGTGGACACCGGAAGCCGATTCGGCATTCCAAGAATTGAAAGTTTGTCTTGGATCACTACCCACTCTGACCGCTCCAATCACCGGTGAAACTGTTACTGTTTATCTCTCCGCCTCGCATTTCGCTATAAGTGCGGTGCTTGTGGTACACTGGAATCAAGCGCAAATACCGGTTTACTATGTAAGCCGCATTTTGAAAGACTATGAAACTCGATATCCAATGATAGAAAAGTTGGCACTCGCATTGGTGCATGCTTCCCGACGTCTCCGAAGGTATTTCCAAGCCTTCAACATAGAGGTACAAACTGATCTTCAAATCCAACAAATTCTCAGAAAGCCGGAGGTCTCCGGGCGCCTTACCAAATGGGCGATTGAGCTTAGTGCTTTCGACATCACCTACCGAACCCGGGGCCCGATAAAAGGCCAGGCCGTGGCAGATTTCCTCACGGAGGTGCCGACCGGAGAAAGTGTCAAAGAAAAATCCGTGTTACCAAGGGTATGGAACCTTTATACGGACggagcctccagcaaagaaggtTCAGGAGCAGGTTTAATCCTAATAGATCCGGAAGGGATAGAGTATGCTTATGCTCTACGTTTCGAGTTTAAAACTTCCAACAATGAAGCAGAGTTTGAGGCTCTTCTCGCTGGACTCCAAACCGCAGCCAAGGCTGGTGCAACCTCCGTACTAGCGCATGTTGATTCACTTTTAGTCGCTAATCAGGTCAGCGGAGAGTACGAGGCACGGGAAGAAAACATGGTTCGGTATCTCAACCAAGTTAACAGCTTAATTTCCTCCTTTGACTCTTGTAAGATAGTACACATACCGCGAAGCAAGAATAAGAAAGCCGATGCTCTAAGTAAGCTTGCCTCCGTAGCATTCTGTCATTTATCCAAGGAAGTGTTAGTTGAAACTCTACAAGCTCCGGCCATCCAACAGGCGGTTTCTGTTATGTCCGTCTCCGTGCAAGAAAAATCGTGGATGACTCTGATCTTGGAATACTTAAGAGAAGGAACGCTCCCAGAAGATAAGGCTCAGGCCCGGAAGTTAAAGGTAAAAGCGTTGCAATATCAGATTCACGATGGGCAACTTTACCGAAAGACCTTCTTAGGTCCGCTCCTAAAATGTTTAACGCCGGACGAAGCCAGCCACGTTATAAGAGAAATTCACTGGGGAATATGCGGTATTCATTCCGGACCTAGGATGGTGATAGCCAAGGTCATGAACGCTGGTTACATTTGGCCAGGCATGCACCAAAGCGCGGTTAACGAGTTACAATCATGTGAAGATTGTCAGCGGCACGCTCCTGTCAGCCACCGAGCAAAAAATAACCTGGTCCCCGTAACCTCCGCATGGCCATTCCAAAAATGGGGGATTGACATCGTTGGTCCGTTTCCAGTTTCCACCGGAGGAGTAAGGTTTCTACTGGTGGCCATcgattatttcacaaaatggATAGAGGCCAAACCCCTCCGAGCCATCACAGGGGACCAAGTACTAAGGTTTGTCTGGGAGAATATAGTATGCAGATATGGAATGCCATTCTGCATTATCAGCGACAACGGGAAACAATTTGCAGAAAAACCATTTAAAACATGGTGCGAAAGGATGCATATAGAGCAAAGTTTCACGTCAGTTGCCCACCCTCAGGCCAACGGACAAGTAGAGAGAGCCAACCGCAGCATCGTGGAAGGCATCAAAAAACGATTGGGGAAGGAAGGCGTCTCCTGGGCGGATGAATTACCGCATGTTTTGTGGGCTCACATGACGATGCCTAAGACTAGCACCAAAGAAACCCCTTTCAGCCTGACGTATGGCACGGAAGCAGTCATTCCTGCAGAAGTAGGAGTACCCACCCTCCGCATGCAGTTAAGCCAAGAGGAAAACGAACAAGAACTCCGACAGAACCTTGACCTGGTTGAAGAAAGAAGAGAGCTTGCAGCCATTCGGGAAGCAAAATATAAGAAAGAGTTGGAAAAACACTACAACTCCAAGATAAAAGAGGTCCGGTTTAAACTGGGAGATTACGTCATGCGGAGTAACGAAGCAAGCTTGGCTGAGGGAACCAGAAAAATGGCCCCCAAGCGGGAGGGTCCCTACCAGATCAAGATAGCAGGAAAAGACGGTGCATACACTCTGAGCAAAATGGACGGAACCTCCGTTCCTCGCACTTGGAACGGAGTGCACCTTAAGAAGTGTTTTCTTTGA
- the LOC110882815 gene encoding thymocyte nuclear protein 1 — protein MGKSKRDEKQYWLLKTEPGEWSWDDQASNGGISKWDGVKNHQALKHLKSARLHDLCFFYHSGTKSRCIVGVVTVAREWYEDDVGVGGAIDVKAVGEMRKAVDLKEMKQEVKSNEFGLFRQPRLSVVPVPVDVWEKICELGNGYEGDGVCVSKDDEEL, from the coding sequence atggggAAGTCCAAGAGAGACGAAAAACAATACTGGCTACTAAAAACTGAGCCAGGAGAATGGTCATGGGATGACCAAGCATCCAACGGTGGCATATCCAAATGGGACGGTGTCAAGAACCATCAAGCTCTCAAACATCTAAAGTCTGCCCGTTTACACGACCTCTGCTTCTTCTACCACTCGGGGACGAAGTCGCGCTGCATAGTCGGTGTCGTAACCGTTGCCCGCGAATGGTACGAAGACGACGTCGGTGTTGGGGGCGCTATAGACGTGAAGGCGGTTGGGGAGATGAGGAAGGCAGTTGATTTGAAAGAGATGAAACAAGAAGTGAAGAGTAATGAGTTTGGGTTGTTTAGGCAGCCTAGATTGTCGGTGGTGCCGGTACCGGTTGATGTTTGGGAGAAGATTTGTGAGTTGGGTAATGGCTATGAAGGGGATGGTGTTTGTGTGTCTAAGGATGATGAAGAGCTTTAA